The Flavobacterium galactosidilyticum nucleotide sequence AACTATCCAAATGAAAAATAAAAGAATATTGTTTTTGTGTCTGTTTGTACTAATGCAGTTATCTGTCTTTAGGGTTAGCGCTCAAACTGATTTTAATAAATTAGACGATAAAGGACTGAAGAACGGTCTTTGGAAAGGAGCGTATGAAGAATCAAAACGACCACGTTATGAAGGAACTTTTGTGCATGGAAAAGAAATTGGCATTTTCAAGTTTTATGATGATACTAAAGCTAAAACTGTAATAGCAACTAGAGAGTTTGATCCTAAAGATAATTCAGCTTATACTATCTTTTACAATCAGAAAAATAGTAAAGTGAGTGAAGGAAAAGTGGTAAACAAACAATTTGAAGGACTATGGAAATATTACCATTTAGATTCACAATCAATCATGTGTACTGAAAATTACAGTAAGGGAAAACTAGAAGGTTTGCGTACTTCCTTCTATATTAACGGTAAAATAGCAGAAGAAATCATGTACAAAAATAATTTAAAAAATGGTTTTTATAAAAAATATACAGAGAAAGGTGATGTGCTGGAAGAATCTAATTTCAAGAATGATGTATATGAAGGGTTAGCGATCTTCCAGGATGGTAATGGTATTATGGTCTCAAAAGGTCAGTTTGTTAATGGTAAGAAAGAAGGGATTTGGCAGTTTTATGAAAAAGGCAAAATGATCAAAGAAGTAAATATGAGCTTTTCGGCTAACGAGATAAAGTCAAAAAAGTAGCCGTATTTATCTTTATAAAGTATCCATAGCATTTATTAAAAATAGTAGATGCTATTTTTTCAGCATAAACTTTTACCCGAATAAAAAAGGGGCAATCAAAGTGTATTGATTGCCCCTTTTTGTTGAATTAATAAAAGGTATTATTTTGAAGTGAAAATTCTTGGACTAAATGAGACCATTACCCAAACCCAATTATTGGTGTCTGATGCATTAGCAACAGTCTTAATGCGCTCTAAGGTTGATGAGCCAAACATTTGTGAATATCCTGCCATAGCAACAATATCTTTTTGAACAGTATAAGCAGCGGTCAAATCTAACTCTGTTCCTAGATAAGCATCCATTTTTTGGCTAGTTGCGTTTAGTACTGTATTTGGTGCA carries:
- a CDS encoding toxin-antitoxin system YwqK family antitoxin translates to MKNKRILFLCLFVLMQLSVFRVSAQTDFNKLDDKGLKNGLWKGAYEESKRPRYEGTFVHGKEIGIFKFYDDTKAKTVIATREFDPKDNSAYTIFYNQKNSKVSEGKVVNKQFEGLWKYYHLDSQSIMCTENYSKGKLEGLRTSFYINGKIAEEIMYKNNLKNGFYKKYTEKGDVLEESNFKNDVYEGLAIFQDGNGIMVSKGQFVNGKKEGIWQFYEKGKMIKEVNMSFSANEIKSKK